One genomic window of Candidatus Cloacimonadota bacterium includes the following:
- a CDS encoding type II secretion system F family protein: MAGFEYIIKDAKGARIEGTLKAASMDEAIDKLTKEGSTIISVKSTAEGAFKGKLSLFDKLMLTLYKLRTGVGLKTLVFFTRQLSTMFSAGLTIEKSISNLEREEKSKKFRKVLIKLSNDIRKGFSLSEAMEQHPGVFNALYVSLVKAGEVSGTLHTVLDELSTYLEKIDDTRRKVWSALSYPIFVLIFVAFVVWGLFVYIIPMFASVYESFHADLPGPTLVAISISNVIRHNIFYTLLVLVALFFSFFLFYLSDKGRFIVDSLLLKLPVIGSMLKNSIMSKFSRTFSILMAAGVPIMETMELVENVAQNAVVETAIRKARVMVKEGYTVAGAFKRTQVFPSTLLQLISTGEETGDMDKLLGKAAEFFEKLVDSVIDRLTSLIEPILIILMAGFVGSVIIIIYLPIFKLGLAISSGMK; the protein is encoded by the coding sequence ATGGCAGGTTTTGAATATATCATAAAAGATGCTAAAGGTGCTCGTATCGAAGGAACCTTGAAAGCTGCGAGCATGGACGAAGCAATCGATAAACTAACCAAAGAAGGAAGTACCATAATTTCAGTTAAATCGACTGCTGAAGGAGCATTCAAAGGTAAACTTTCGCTCTTCGATAAGTTGATGTTAACGCTTTACAAGCTCAGAACAGGTGTAGGACTAAAAACTCTTGTCTTTTTTACCCGCCAGTTATCAACTATGTTCTCAGCAGGTTTAACGATCGAAAAATCAATTTCTAACCTGGAAAGGGAAGAAAAGAGTAAAAAGTTCAGAAAAGTTCTGATCAAACTTTCAAATGACATCAGAAAAGGATTCAGTTTATCGGAAGCAATGGAACAGCATCCGGGAGTTTTCAATGCTTTATATGTTTCATTGGTAAAAGCCGGGGAAGTTTCAGGGACATTACATACTGTTCTGGACGAACTCTCCACCTATCTTGAAAAAATTGATGATACCAGGAGAAAAGTCTGGTCCGCTCTTTCTTATCCAATTTTTGTCCTGATTTTCGTAGCTTTTGTTGTCTGGGGTTTATTCGTTTATATTATTCCAATGTTTGCCAGTGTTTATGAGAGTTTTCATGCTGATCTTCCAGGACCAACACTGGTGGCAATCTCGATCAGTAATGTGATCCGTCATAATATTTTCTATACACTACTGGTTTTAGTTGCTCTTTTCTTTTCCTTTTTCTTATTCTACCTTTCCGATAAGGGAAGATTCATTGTTGACAGTTTACTGCTTAAACTTCCGGTTATTGGAAGCATGCTGAAAAATTCGATCATGAGTAAGTTTTCCCGTACTTTCAGTATTTTGATGGCTGCTGGAGTTCCTATTATGGAAACTATGGAACTGGTAGAAAATGTAGCTCAAAATGCTGTCGTGGAAACTGCTATTCGCAAAGCAAGAGTAATGGTCAAAGAGGGTTATACTGTTGCGGGAGCATTCAAACGAACGCAGGTCTTTCCTTCGACACTTCTCCAGCTGATCTCAACCGGAGAAGAAACCGGAGATATGGATAAATTACTGGGAAAAGCAGCTGAATTCTTTGAAAAACTCGTGGATTCTGTTATTGACAGGTTAACATCTTTGATCGAACCGATCCTGATCATTTTAATGGCTGGATTTGTCGGCTCGGTCATTATCATCATTTATCTGCCGATATTCAAACTTGGACTGGCAATCAGCTCAGGAATGAAATAA